In one Candidatus Binatia bacterium genomic region, the following are encoded:
- a CDS encoding ABC transporter substrate-binding protein, with protein sequence MRRPSFIFLIPLVLWWLSFPAAAETIKAGYVSRDLNYLPFFIAQKKGFYGQEGIAVDLVSIGRADLQLQALVTGDLHFALINPDGIIVLNEKGANLKVVAGSSNAAPYLLIGGKNAKRIEDLRGARLGVASLKGGATSILLSYLKSKGLQYPRDFSLAVIAGGTPARLSALESGAVAGAVLGVPFADIAIDRGFNKLGDTTEVISTYQFNSINVNPAWAEKNRVSVVKFVKAHIRSLRWIYEQPAQAADFLTKELGLKPPYAEKGIDYYIKNRVYPADGAVTLEGLKINVEVQMQDGLIKDPAPPPEKFADLSYLKQAQKELGL encoded by the coding sequence ATGAGAAGGCCGTCGTTCATTTTCCTTATTCCACTCGTTCTCTGGTGGCTGAGTTTTCCCGCCGCCGCGGAAACCATCAAGGCGGGCTACGTATCCCGCGACCTGAACTATCTCCCGTTTTTCATCGCTCAGAAGAAAGGCTTCTATGGCCAGGAGGGAATCGCGGTCGATCTCGTCAGCATCGGGCGCGCCGATCTCCAGCTCCAAGCCCTGGTGACCGGAGATCTTCATTTCGCTCTCATCAATCCCGACGGCATCATCGTCTTGAACGAAAAAGGCGCGAACCTGAAGGTGGTAGCGGGCTCGAGCAACGCGGCGCCTTATCTTCTCATCGGCGGGAAGAACGCCAAGAGGATCGAGGATCTGAGAGGCGCGCGGCTCGGCGTCGCGAGTCTCAAAGGGGGCGCGACATCCATTTTGCTGAGTTACCTGAAAAGCAAAGGGCTTCAGTATCCGCGCGACTTCAGCCTCGCCGTGATCGCTGGCGGCACGCCGGCGCGATTAAGCGCGCTCGAAAGCGGCGCGGTGGCGGGAGCGGTTCTCGGCGTCCCGTTCGCCGATATCGCGATCGATCGGGGTTTCAATAAACTGGGCGACACGACGGAGGTCATTTCCACCTATCAGTTCAATTCCATCAACGTGAATCCCGCCTGGGCCGAGAAGAACCGCGTCAGCGTCGTCAAATTCGTCAAAGCGCACATCCGGAGCCTGCGTTGGATCTACGAACAGCCGGCCCAGGCGGCGGATTTTCTCACGAAAGAATTAGGCCTCAAGCCGCCGTACGCTGAGAAGGGAATCGACTATTACATCAAGAACCGCGTCTATCCCGCCGACGGCGCAGTCACGCTCGAAGGATTGAAGATCAACGTCGAGGTCCAGATGCAGGACGGTCTCATCAAGGACCCCGCGCCCCCGCCCGAGAAATTCGCCGACCTGAGCTACCTCAAACAGGCGCAAAAAGAATTGGGGCTTTAG
- a CDS encoding DUF3108 domain-containing protein, which produces MKTDFFLLRFLLVISIGLGYVLGSAADTQSPFENYAPRFRPFDRGEKATYRATWMGVPVAETEIESRPVTLDGKKYYHVTVKAESWRYLDFIFKMRDRIESTFDAETLHPRRFVFIQRENKKVIDTIAEIDPATHKWVVRRKENKRRKDFEFVSPYTLDTISAVYLARSLDFKVGDHFRLEVFGGKSRYLVTLDVAGRERVRTSQGEFDAYKIIPRVADLSKSGYAKRFREGIMWITADEKRLPVKMSAQVFVGSVNIEMTEGKG; this is translated from the coding sequence GTGAAGACCGACTTTTTTCTTCTCCGATTTCTTCTCGTCATCTCGATAGGTCTCGGCTACGTGCTCGGCTCTGCCGCCGACACGCAGTCGCCGTTTGAGAACTATGCTCCCCGTTTTCGTCCCTTTGACCGCGGAGAGAAGGCCACCTACCGCGCTACCTGGATGGGCGTGCCGGTAGCCGAGACGGAGATTGAGAGCCGGCCGGTCACGTTGGACGGCAAGAAATACTATCATGTCACGGTCAAGGCGGAATCGTGGCGCTACCTGGATTTCATCTTTAAGATGCGAGACAGGATCGAGTCCACGTTCGACGCCGAGACTCTTCATCCGCGCCGGTTTGTTTTCATCCAGCGGGAAAACAAGAAAGTCATCGATACGATCGCCGAGATAGATCCCGCCACGCACAAATGGGTGGTCCGGCGCAAGGAGAACAAGCGGCGCAAGGATTTCGAATTCGTATCGCCGTACACGCTGGATACGATCTCGGCCGTTTACCTGGCCCGCAGTCTCGATTTCAAAGTCGGGGATCACTTTCGCCTCGAAGTCTTCGGCGGCAAGAGCCGCTACCTCGTCACGTTGGATGTGGCGGGTAGAGAACGGGTAAGGACGAGCCAGGGTGAATTCGACGCCTACAAGATTATTCCGAGGGTGGCCGACCTGAGCAAGTCCGGATATGCGAAGCGGTTCCGCGAGGGGATCATGTGGATCACGGCGGACGAAAAACGACTCCCCGTCAAGATGTCCGCGCAAGTATTCGTCGGCAGCGTCAATATCGAGATGACCGAAGGAAAGGGTTGA
- the leuD gene encoding 3-isopropylmalate dehydratase small subunit codes for MSNESKIIRVASRAVPVRGNDIDTDRIVPARYLKEATFARMGEYPFFDERFDAAGKPKPHPFNDDRFKGASILLVNKNFGCGSSREHAPQALHRFGIHAIVGESFAAIFAGNCVMLGIPAVTVGEREIEELMGLTESDPQARFTLDIEKKTLSYAGGKSLPVAIPETSRQALLEGSWDSTAMLRFNLSKVKAVAAKLPYMTGFGS; via the coding sequence ATGAGCAACGAATCGAAAATAATCCGCGTCGCCAGCCGCGCGGTTCCGGTTAGGGGCAACGATATCGACACCGACCGCATCGTCCCGGCGCGCTACTTGAAAGAGGCGACCTTCGCGCGCATGGGGGAGTATCCCTTTTTTGACGAGAGGTTCGACGCCGCGGGCAAGCCGAAGCCGCATCCATTCAACGACGACAGGTTCAAGGGAGCGTCGATCTTGCTGGTCAATAAAAATTTCGGCTGCGGCTCCTCGCGGGAGCACGCGCCCCAGGCGCTTCATCGATTCGGCATTCACGCGATCGTGGGCGAATCCTTCGCCGCGATTTTCGCGGGCAATTGCGTGATGCTGGGAATTCCCGCCGTCACCGTCGGCGAACGGGAGATAGAAGAGCTGATGGGGTTGACGGAGTCCGATCCGCAAGCGCGATTTACCCTCGATATTGAAAAGAAGACCCTCTCTTATGCCGGCGGAAAATCCCTGCCCGTCGCCATTCCGGAAACCTCCCGCCAAGCGCTGCTCGAAGGATCGTGGGACTCCACCGCGATGCTGCGCTTCAACTTGAGTAAAGTAAAAGCGGTCGCGGCGAAGCTGCCCTATATGACCGGCTTTGGGAGTTGA
- the grxC gene encoding glutaredoxin 3: MPKVVIYTTQICPYCIWAKALLRTKQVDFEEIDVSRDPRLQDELRQRSGRRTVPQIFIDDQSVGGYDELRELDTAGELDALLGIGNSKNED; this comes from the coding sequence ATGCCGAAGGTGGTTATTTACACCACGCAGATTTGCCCGTACTGCATTTGGGCCAAAGCCCTGCTCCGCACCAAGCAAGTCGATTTTGAGGAGATCGACGTGAGTCGCGATCCGCGCCTTCAGGACGAGTTGCGGCAACGCTCGGGCCGTCGAACGGTTCCGCAGATTTTCATCGATGACCAATCCGTGGGAGGATACGACGAGTTGCGGGAGCTCGATACAGCGGGGGAGCTGGATGCTCTTTTGGGAATCGGCAATTCAAAAAACGAAGATTGA
- a CDS encoding response regulator, which yields MKKKILLVEDNPATIDVVQKELEFLGYEAITADDGKKAVEMAASQMPDLIIMDISLPKLDGFEAAAMIRKNPKTKAIPILAATARALPGDREKCIQVGCNDYIAKPFTHRELGAALKKLLKE from the coding sequence ATGAAAAAGAAAATCCTCCTGGTGGAAGACAACCCGGCAACGATCGACGTGGTTCAGAAGGAGCTTGAGTTCCTGGGTTACGAGGCCATCACCGCCGACGATGGGAAGAAGGCCGTCGAGATGGCGGCCTCCCAGATGCCCGACCTGATCATCATGGATATCTCGCTGCCCAAGCTGGACGGCTTCGAGGCGGCTGCTATGATCCGCAAAAATCCCAAGACGAAAGCGATCCCCATCCTTGCCGCCACGGCGCGCGCATTGCCCGGCGACCGGGAAAAATGCATTCAAGTCGGCTGCAACGACTACATCGCCAAACCTTTCACCCATCGCGAGCTGGGCGCCGCTCTGAAAAAACTTTTGAAGGAATAG
- the leuC gene encoding 3-isopropylmalate dehydratase large subunit, with the protein MAKGRTLYDKVWDSHAVDILPTGQTQLFVGLHLIHEITTAPAFDMLREKGMDVAFPERTFATVDHIVPTDVRTRPFLDSQAEELTRVLEKNVGEFGIDFFGLDSDKQGIVHVIGPQLGLTQPGMTLACGDSHTSTHGAFGTLAFGIGTSQVRDVLATQTLAMDRLKVRRINVDGSLAQGVYAKDVILNIIRKLGVAGGKGFAYEYGDAVIDRMSMEERMTVCNMSIEGGALVGYVNPDRTTFEFLKGRPYVPKGADFERAVAYWKSVASDADVSYDDVVSMNGSDIEPTVTWGINPGQSVGISEKLPRPEGFPDPEGARKAYEHMGWKPGSPILGTPIDVAFVGSCTNSRLSDLRAAAAIAKGRKVHAGIRALVVPGSAEVKALAEKEGLHQIFTQAGFEWRAAGCSMCLAMNPDKLQGREICASSSNRNFIGRQGSPGGRTLLMSPAMVAAAALSGKVVDVREYLQ; encoded by the coding sequence ATGGCAAAAGGGCGCACGCTCTACGACAAGGTTTGGGATTCGCACGCCGTCGACATCCTGCCAACGGGGCAGACACAGCTCTTCGTCGGGCTTCATCTGATCCACGAGATCACCACCGCCCCGGCGTTCGATATGCTGCGGGAAAAAGGCATGGACGTAGCTTTTCCCGAGCGCACTTTTGCCACCGTCGATCACATCGTTCCCACCGACGTGCGCACGCGCCCGTTTCTGGATTCCCAGGCCGAGGAGTTGACCCGGGTGCTGGAAAAAAACGTCGGCGAGTTCGGCATCGATTTTTTCGGCCTGGACAGCGACAAGCAGGGTATCGTTCACGTCATCGGTCCTCAGCTCGGTCTCACGCAACCCGGCATGACGCTGGCGTGCGGCGACAGCCATACCAGCACGCACGGCGCGTTCGGCACGTTGGCCTTCGGCATCGGCACGAGTCAGGTGCGCGACGTTCTCGCCACGCAGACGCTGGCGATGGACCGGCTCAAGGTGCGGAGAATCAACGTTGACGGTTCGTTGGCTCAAGGCGTTTACGCCAAGGACGTGATTCTCAACATCATCCGCAAGCTCGGCGTCGCCGGCGGCAAGGGATTCGCGTACGAGTACGGGGACGCGGTGATCGACAGGATGAGCATGGAAGAGCGCATGACCGTCTGCAACATGAGCATCGAGGGCGGCGCTCTGGTCGGCTACGTCAACCCGGACAGAACCACCTTCGAGTTTTTGAAAGGAAGACCGTACGTCCCGAAGGGCGCGGATTTCGAGCGCGCCGTGGCTTATTGGAAATCGGTCGCCTCGGATGCCGACGTGAGCTACGACGATGTGGTCAGCATGAACGGGTCGGATATCGAGCCGACCGTCACCTGGGGAATCAATCCGGGTCAGTCGGTCGGCATCTCGGAGAAACTGCCGCGTCCCGAAGGTTTTCCCGATCCCGAAGGGGCGAGGAAAGCCTATGAGCACATGGGCTGGAAGCCGGGGAGTCCGATTCTGGGAACGCCGATCGACGTGGCGTTCGTCGGCTCGTGCACGAATTCGCGGTTGAGCGACCTCCGCGCCGCGGCCGCGATCGCCAAGGGAAGAAAAGTCCACGCCGGTATTCGCGCGCTCGTCGTGCCGGGATCGGCCGAGGTAAAGGCGCTGGCGGAAAAAGAAGGGCTGCATCAAATTTTCACCCAGGCGGGATTCGAGTGGCGCGCCGCCGGCTGTTCGATGTGTCTCGCGATGAACCCCGATAAATTGCAGGGAAGAGAGATCTGCGCTTCCTCGTCGAACCGCAATTTCATCGGTCGGCAGGGAAGCCCCGGCGGGCGGACTCTGTTGATGAGTCCCGCGATGGTCGCCGCGGCGGCGCTCAGCGGAAAAGTCGTGGACGTCCGCGAATATCTCCAATAA
- a CDS encoding polysaccharide deacetylase family protein — MMPSHDAFYDVFSKGKKIKIQWPNGARLAVTLAGNLEAWTETPDPKHRRTHHVGGSNPITAEDVRCKYDFRTASENDYGGRTGIWRILRILKKHGLRASFNINGLAAIKYPEAVKEIHAQGHEIVGHNYAEDVQSIHLTREQEREEIRTCVKIFQDLVGARPYGSLSSGMRHTEHTLELLAEEGFLWHGDAVNDDAPYLIDVKGKTIVEVPYRNAISGLNDTGMYRRGITARDLFGAFKDEFDMLYQESAEEPKMLTMAMHCQMAFPATGKVYDESVQYAKSFPEVWFARRIDVVRWILDHR, encoded by the coding sequence ATGATGCCGTCGCACGATGCTTTCTACGATGTTTTCTCCAAGGGGAAAAAGATCAAGATCCAATGGCCGAACGGCGCCCGTCTGGCCGTGACGCTCGCGGGTAATTTGGAGGCCTGGACGGAAACGCCCGACCCGAAGCACAGGAGAACTCATCACGTCGGCGGCTCCAATCCGATCACCGCCGAAGACGTCCGTTGCAAGTACGACTTCAGGACGGCGAGCGAGAATGATTACGGCGGGAGAACCGGAATCTGGCGCATACTCAGGATTCTCAAGAAGCACGGGCTCAGGGCTTCGTTCAATATCAACGGCCTGGCGGCGATCAAGTATCCTGAGGCGGTGAAGGAAATTCATGCGCAAGGACATGAGATCGTCGGCCACAATTACGCCGAAGACGTTCAGTCGATCCATCTCACCCGGGAGCAGGAGCGCGAAGAGATCAGGACGTGCGTCAAGATTTTTCAGGATCTCGTCGGCGCGCGGCCTTACGGCTCTCTGTCTTCCGGGATGCGCCACACGGAACACACTTTGGAATTGCTCGCCGAGGAGGGGTTTCTCTGGCACGGCGATGCGGTCAACGACGATGCGCCGTATTTGATCGACGTGAAAGGGAAGACGATTGTCGAAGTTCCTTACCGCAACGCCATCAGCGGTCTCAACGACACCGGCATGTACCGCCGCGGCATCACGGCGCGCGATTTATTCGGCGCCTTCAAGGACGAATTCGACATGCTCTACCAAGAGTCCGCGGAGGAACCCAAGATGCTCACGATGGCGATGCACTGCCAGATGGCTTTTCCCGCTACGGGCAAGGTGTACGATGAGTCGGTTCAGTACGCCAAGTCTTTCCCCGAGGTCTGGTTCGCGCGCCGGATCGACGTTGTGAGGTGGATTTTGGATCATCGCTAA